A segment of the Zingiber officinale cultivar Zhangliang chromosome 8B, Zo_v1.1, whole genome shotgun sequence genome:
ATGTTCGCATGTTTGAAAGTAAGCCTTTCTTCGCTATGTctctcttcaccaagtgttcaccAAGCTCTGACTTTCCAGCCTTACATAACGCGTTGATGAGGCAATTGAAAGTTACAATGTTTGGCTCAACGGCATTCTTAGACACAAACTCCATCTTCTTGAAAAGGTTGTAAGCAAGATCAAACTCGCCATTTCTGCAGCACCCGTCAATGAGCATGTTGAAGGTGACGACATTCAGAGAAATCCCTCCATTGATCATCCGACATAGAACTCCAAAAGCTTCGCTGATCTTGCATTCTCTACATAATGCATAGATGAGCAAATTGAATGTGTTTACATTTTCAACATATCCCAAAGCGATCATCTCCTTGTACATCTTCCAGAATGTAACACCGGCATCTCGGTTCGAAATAAGATGGTTCAGCAAGTTATTGCAAGCGTGAATAGACACCCAAACGCCTCTAGCTCGAAGAGTCCGGATCACCAAGTAAGCATCTTTGCCTGCGCCAATCTGAGTACAACACCTAACGATGGCATCATAAGCATCACGACTGCCGCCGTATCTCTTCCGGCTTCGAGCAAGAGCATCGAGGAGCTCTAAGACAGGGATGCCCCTTTCTTGCATCAATTGCCTCATGATGCACAAAGCTTCGTCGAACATCTTTGCCGACACCAGAACATGAATCAGGAAGGACAGGGTGTCCAAATCGGGAGGAGTGACGTCCTTACTCTTCTTCTGCTCCGACGACAGCCAATCGAAGAACTCCAGAGCGAGTCGAGGCGAAGACCGGCAGCGAAAGAGCACCTGACGAACTAACAGCGGGTCGGCGAGGCAGGAAGAGAACTGTTGCAGGAAATTCCACTTGCGGTGCCTCAAATTGAGGAATATCGATTGCAATACGGCTTGCGAATCGTGGCGCGGAGGCGGCGGCAACGCAGTGGAGCAGCGAATAGGGACCGAGCGGCCGAAATCTCTTATCTGGATGAATAAAGGCGTCATTTTTCGAAGGAGTCGATGCGCAGAAGCGCGCATGGGAAGAGTTGGGAGGACCGCCAAATCGGCGGCGGCGGCTGCGGAAGCGGACGGTGGCGAGGAAGAGGAACGGCGAAGGCAAGAGCGAGGGTTTAAGAGAGACGCAGTAGAACTTCGCGTGAGGCTCAAAAATACCAAGGTCTTCACTTCacaatattaataattaaaaataaaataacaaatgaaatatttatttatttattcctgaAAAAAACATTTGACAATCCTTTCAAacatttcaactcaaaaataatttttaagaaaacaagcAGCCTAGAGCAGCTTCCGTCGGTAAAAGATGGTTTCCGTGACTCGAACTTATGCCAAGATGAACCAATTAGCAAACTACACCAGCTTCAATGGCTGCTGCGCACCACTTCGCATCATTGAACAAAACTCCTCGTAGTTGATCCTCCCATCCTGTGGCCACAGAGAGAGAGATCAATATTACGTGCGCGTCTATGATGAACAAAACAACTGATCATCAACTGTGTTGTACACTTTACATTATCTTTATCGACTTCCGATATGGTCTCTTTGATAGTCTCCAAGTCGCCCATTCCATGCTCTATCATGGCTGTCTCAAGTTCATCTCTCGTAATAAACCTGTCGATCGACGAGGGGATCagtagaaaagaaattaaaatgtcAATTATCAGTagagttccacacacacacacacaatctCACCCACTGCCGTCCTTATCGAAATATCGAAAAGCTTTATACAAGTGCTCCTCCCTTTCTAGTCTATGCCGATGCATTGTGGCCGTTATGAACTCGATATAGTCGATCGTCCCATTTCCATCCACATCAGCCTGAAAAATTAAAGAGACAATTCATTAATTTTGTCATCGATCGGTATAGTCTGATCGTACTTAAAAATAATGCAACTCAGGAATAATTCAGATTTTTGTTACTGCATCCATCAGTTGCTTGATTTCAGTCTCTGAGAGCTTCGACCCGAGGCGAGCCAATCCCGTCTTCAGTTCCTCGTACGTGATCGTCCCACTGTTGTCTGTGTCCATGTTGGCGAACATCTGCTTCAGCCCTTTGAtttcttcttctgaaaggctctCAGCTATAACCTTCAGAGCCATCTTCTTAAGCTTGTTCATGGCACGGAAGTGCTTCATCCTTGACAGCACTGCGCTGTCTATGGGTTTGTCTGATGCCTCTCCACCTTCCTTGAGCCACGGGTGCTCTGAAAAGACATGCCGCAGCTCCATGCATGATTCCCAAACAAGAGATCATATATAATTTAAGTTACATAACAAGGTTCATACGGAGAACTTGAGCAGAAGTGATTCTTTTCTTTGGATCCTGCGTCAGCATCTTCTTGATTAAGTCTTTGGCACTGTTCGATATAGATGGCCACGGTGGACTCTCGAAGTCGATCTCTCCCTCGATGATAGCATCAAAGATTCCTCTTTCAGTATCtgtggagaaattaattaaagggatgcatgaaacaaatAGATTTACTGTTGATTGAAATAGCTAGCTAGATTGGGATCGATGCAAGCTTAATTAATTACCAGCCCAAAAAGGAGGTACGCCACAGAGAAGAATATACAAAATAACGCCTGCACTCCAAATATCTATCTCCTTCCCGTAACGTTGCCGTAAGACTTCAGGAGCAATGTAGTAGGCACTTCCAACTATATCTCTATACACTTTGCCTGAAGTGATCAATAGATTCTGTAATCTTTGACAGTGAAAGAGTCAACCTCTAGCTACCAATTGTGACTGTTTGAAATTGGCTTAATTACCTTCCTCGATGAAAACAGAGAGTCCGAAATCAGTGGCCTTGAGCATGGCTCCCTCGTCCATGGAAGCGAGCAGGAAGTTTTCGGGCTTAAGATCGCGATGCATCACCCCCATGAAATGGCAGATGTTCACCACGTTCACTATCGCCCTGCACATGGCCGCCGCCGCCCGCTCCGAGTAGTGCCCCTTGGCGATGATCCGGTCGAACAGCTCTCCTCCGGCGCACAGTTCCATGATCAAGTTCACCGAGCT
Coding sequences within it:
- the LOC122013429 gene encoding calcium-dependent protein kinase 2-like yields the protein MGACLSKGKRPAGTEATDKLSSSALLGGAVLGKPFEDVRSVYALGKELGRGQFGVTYLCTDKVTGAKYACKSISKRKLANESEREDVRREIQIMQHLTGQANVVEFKGAYEDKSSVNLIMELCAGGELFDRIIAKGHYSERAAAAMCRAIVNVVNICHFMGVMHRDLKPENFLLASMDEGAMLKATDFGLSVFIEEGKVYRDIVGSAYYIAPEVLRQRYGKEIDIWSAGVILYILLCGVPPFWADTERGIFDAIIEGEIDFESPPWPSISNSAKDLIKKMLTQDPKKRITSAQVLQHPWLKEGGEASDKPIDSAVLSRMKHFRAMNKLKKMALKVIAESLSEEEIKGLKQMFANMDTDNSGTITYEELKTGLARLGSKLSETEIKQLMDAADVDGNGTIDYIEFITATMHRHRLEREEHLYKAFRYFDKDGSGFITRDELETAMIEHGMGDLETIKETISEVDKDNDGRINYEEFCSMMRSGAQQPLKLV